The following are from one region of the Leptospira yasudae genome:
- a CDS encoding DUF1343 domain-containing protein: MNHKIEKLLRVSRIGMVTNQSAFGPNGEYHFQTLRKRYDLKKIFLPEHGLFAELQDQVSGSNLKYALDGVEFINLYGDHESSLVPDSVSLEGLDLIVIDIRDVGARYYTFLTTAYYFLEEIAKWNSSGKQEISVVVFDSPNPAGERVEGSPLENEFESFVGVRTVLHRHGLTPGELLSYYQKEFSLNVKLKIARKGWYAKEDSEFLWIPPSPNIPFRSTCYVYAGQCLLEGTNLSEGRGTTRPFETFGAPYINEQNDRIRKALEESQNESCTLRPLKFIPTFHKHKDEICGGFQILLKKPEKFHSLFFSLKLIRMLREEYPNDFAYREGAYEFRSDRPAIELLVGDRFLLDYLSGKYSDSVVFEYLREQEWTWKRKCKEIL, from the coding sequence ATGAATCATAAAATCGAAAAACTGCTCCGCGTCTCCCGGATCGGCATGGTTACGAATCAAAGCGCCTTCGGGCCGAACGGGGAATATCACTTTCAAACCTTACGGAAGCGATACGACTTGAAAAAGATATTTCTTCCCGAGCACGGATTGTTTGCCGAACTTCAGGATCAGGTTTCCGGATCGAATTTGAAATACGCCCTGGACGGAGTGGAATTTATCAATCTTTACGGAGATCATGAATCGAGTCTCGTGCCCGATTCCGTTTCACTCGAAGGTTTGGATTTGATCGTCATCGATATTCGGGACGTGGGCGCGCGTTATTATACCTTTCTCACCACTGCGTATTATTTTTTGGAAGAGATCGCGAAATGGAATTCTTCCGGAAAACAGGAAATTTCAGTCGTCGTTTTCGATTCGCCGAACCCGGCGGGAGAAAGAGTCGAAGGCTCTCCTTTGGAAAATGAATTCGAATCCTTCGTAGGAGTCAGAACGGTATTGCATCGTCACGGATTGACGCCAGGAGAATTACTTTCGTATTATCAAAAAGAATTTTCCTTAAATGTGAAACTCAAGATCGCAAGGAAAGGCTGGTACGCAAAAGAAGATTCCGAATTTCTTTGGATTCCGCCCTCTCCGAATATTCCGTTTCGTTCGACCTGTTACGTTTATGCGGGTCAATGTCTTTTGGAAGGAACCAATCTTTCCGAAGGAAGAGGGACCACGAGACCGTTCGAAACGTTCGGTGCGCCTTACATCAACGAACAAAACGATCGAATCCGCAAAGCTTTGGAAGAATCACAAAATGAAAGCTGCACCTTGCGTCCGTTGAAGTTCATTCCTACGTTTCACAAACACAAGGATGAAATCTGCGGCGGCTTTCAGATTTTGTTGAAGAAGCCCGAAAAATTTCACAGCCTTTTCTTTTCTCTTAAGTTGATACGAATGCTTCGGGAAGAATATCCGAACGACTTCGCATACAGAGAAGGAGCCTACGAATTTCGATCCGACCGGCCAGCGATTGAACTGCTCGTGGGGGATCGATTCTTGTTGGATTACCTTTCGGGAAAATATTCGGATTCCGTTGTATTCGAATATTTACGAGAACAAGAATGGACCTGGAAACGGAAGTGTAAGGAAATTTTGTAA
- a CDS encoding alpha/beta fold hydrolase, with protein sequence MDQKKKLRDIEEFDIEINGTNIRIARFEENKDRSYLIFLHDSLGCIPLWKDFPKRLAEANGCNWIVYDRIGYGKSGRFPSVKRDRSYLEKEADTLFQIIRVLNLKKSILFGHSDGGSIALIAAAKFPETVIGVITEGAHVFVEEITLTGIREAVVAYQTTKLKQVLEKYHSDKTEEVFKAWADTWLSEEFRNWNIERFLPNIQCPVLVIQGEKDEYGSEDQVNSIVNQVSGPSVKRMIQGVKHTPHKEVPNEILKEAGELIQKIVGNSTK encoded by the coding sequence ATGGATCAAAAGAAAAAGTTACGCGACATCGAAGAGTTCGACATTGAGATAAACGGCACAAATATACGAATCGCGAGATTCGAAGAAAACAAGGACCGCTCTTATTTGATCTTTCTTCATGATTCTTTAGGTTGTATACCGTTATGGAAAGATTTTCCCAAACGACTCGCGGAAGCAAACGGCTGCAATTGGATCGTTTACGATCGGATCGGTTACGGAAAATCCGGTCGTTTCCCGTCCGTAAAAAGGGATCGTTCCTACTTGGAAAAGGAAGCGGATACTCTGTTTCAAATAATTCGGGTTTTGAATCTTAAAAAATCGATTCTTTTTGGACATAGCGACGGCGGTTCCATCGCCCTCATAGCGGCCGCTAAATTTCCAGAAACAGTGATCGGAGTTATTACCGAAGGCGCGCACGTTTTTGTGGAAGAAATTACTTTGACCGGTATCCGCGAAGCGGTTGTCGCTTATCAAACTACGAAATTAAAACAGGTTTTGGAAAAATATCATTCCGACAAAACGGAAGAAGTTTTTAAAGCCTGGGCCGATACGTGGCTTTCCGAAGAATTCAGAAATTGGAATATAGAACGTTTTTTACCGAACATTCAATGTCCCGTGCTCGTGATCCAGGGAGAAAAAGACGAGTACGGAAGCGAGGATCAGGTGAATTCGATCGTAAACCAAGTATCCGGTCCTTCCGTAAAAAGGATGATCCAGGGAGTAAAACATACTCCGCACAAGGAAGTCCCAAACGAAATCTTAAAGGAAGCAGGCGAATTGATTCAAAAAATCGTCGGAAACTCCACAAAGTAG
- a CDS encoding TetR/AcrR family transcriptional regulator has translation MSGKEEILAITADLFYTNGYNNTGLAEILSKCNLAKTSLYHHFGSKSGLGIAYLERMKEDLFNRIGLWVSKRKSLGEYLNKWIWYIKKSIKEGKFHGCPFASFSYQLSKEDATVFTPKVEEISRQWIEILSDYIVGLQKKGNVRKNLDARTIALDMLAIYQGYVTLWKLTNEIRYIEMMDGKFKELAKSVELPGRPKNSD, from the coding sequence ATGTCCGGAAAAGAGGAAATATTGGCGATAACGGCCGACCTGTTTTATACGAACGGATACAATAATACAGGACTGGCCGAAATATTAAGTAAATGTAATTTAGCAAAAACGAGTTTATACCATCATTTCGGATCCAAATCGGGGTTAGGTATCGCTTATCTTGAAAGGATGAAAGAGGACCTATTCAATCGGATCGGATTGTGGGTAAGTAAACGAAAATCTCTCGGAGAATACCTGAACAAATGGATTTGGTATATTAAGAAAAGCATTAAAGAAGGAAAATTTCACGGTTGTCCGTTTGCGAGTTTTTCCTATCAACTTTCTAAAGAGGACGCGACGGTATTTACTCCCAAAGTCGAAGAAATCAGCCGTCAGTGGATAGAAATCTTGTCCGATTATATCGTAGGCTTGCAAAAAAAGGGAAACGTCCGTAAGAATCTCGATGCAAGAACGATCGCTTTGGATATGCTCGCAATCTATCAAGGATACGTGACGTTATGGAAGCTTACGAACGAAATTCGATATATAGAAATGATGGACGGAAAATTTAAGGAATTGGCGAAGAGCGTTGAACTCCCTGGAAGACCGAAGAATTCCGATTGA
- the tmpT gene encoding thiopurine S-methyltransferase, whose amino-acid sequence MEASFWHQRWGKNEIAFHEKEANPFLVEHFKKLSTPENGRVFVPLCGKTLDISWLLSKGYRVAGAELSQIAIDQLFSELGVEPKIKQLNSLDHYSAENIDIFVGDIFLLSKEILGPIDAIYDRAALVALPEEMRNRYTNHLLNLTDTAPQLLICYEYDQNLMEGPPFSISNEEVDRHYKKSYDPNLIVNKEVIGGLKGKCKAIENVWLLRKV is encoded by the coding sequence ATGGAAGCAAGTTTCTGGCATCAGCGTTGGGGAAAAAATGAGATCGCCTTTCACGAAAAAGAAGCAAATCCATTCTTGGTGGAACATTTTAAAAAGTTGTCTACTCCTGAAAACGGGCGCGTCTTTGTGCCTTTATGCGGTAAAACCTTGGATATTTCCTGGCTTCTTTCCAAAGGATATCGCGTCGCCGGAGCCGAATTGAGTCAAATTGCAATCGATCAATTATTTTCAGAGCTCGGGGTTGAACCGAAAATAAAGCAACTCAACTCTCTGGATCACTATAGCGCGGAGAATATCGACATCTTTGTGGGCGACATTTTTCTCTTATCGAAAGAAATACTCGGCCCCATCGATGCGATTTACGACCGGGCTGCGTTGGTTGCTTTGCCGGAAGAGATGCGCAATCGTTATACGAATCATTTACTCAACCTGACCGACACTGCTCCTCAACTGCTGATTTGTTACGAGTATGATCAGAACTTGATGGAGGGGCCGCCGTTTTCTATAAGCAACGAGGAAGTCGATCGACACTATAAAAAGTCATACGATCCAAATCTGATCGTAAACAAAGAAGTGATCGGAGGTTTAAAGGGAAAATGTAAGGCGATCGAAAACGTTTGGCTTTTACGAAAAGTTTAA
- a CDS encoding isochorismatase family cysteine hydrolase, producing MKYALIVIDFQKDFTSDNGFYAKRHPNRRKIIEAKTNLRSLLRSERSFDRYVIASNYKENQFEEDLSMCIPNTKGHELDFELSDTTNLFYKEEHSIFSNRKLTEELQQENYDSLFLTGFLAEYCVYKSALDSFNLGLNTYIIPECIGTADEKYESSIQKIQELGAKSISLTEFQMSFIESNP from the coding sequence ATGAAGTACGCTTTAATCGTAATCGATTTCCAAAAAGATTTCACCTCCGACAACGGCTTTTATGCAAAAAGACACCCGAACAGAAGGAAGATTATCGAAGCCAAGACGAACTTAAGAAGCCTACTGCGATCGGAGCGAAGCTTCGACCGATACGTCATCGCTTCGAATTATAAGGAGAATCAGTTCGAAGAAGATCTGTCAATGTGTATCCCGAATACCAAAGGACACGAACTGGATTTCGAACTTTCGGACACAACGAATCTTTTCTACAAAGAGGAGCATAGCATTTTTTCGAATCGAAAATTGACCGAGGAACTGCAACAAGAAAACTACGATTCTCTATTTTTAACCGGGTTCTTAGCCGAATATTGCGTCTATAAATCCGCTCTCGATTCTTTCAATCTCGGATTGAACACGTATATAATTCCGGAATGTATCGGAACCGCTGATGAAAAGTATGAAAGCTCTATCCAAAAGATTCAAGAACTCGGCGCAAAATCGATTTCTTTGACTGAATTTCAAATGTCTTTTATCGAATCAAATCCGTAG